A segment of the Gammaproteobacteria bacterium genome:
GGCATGGGCGTGATCGTGCGCACCGCCGGCGTCGGCCGGTCGCAAGAAGAATTGCAGTGGGATCTCGATTACCTGACGACCCTTTGGGAGGCGATCCAGCGCGCCAGCGCCGAGAAATCCGCGCCTTTTCTCGTGCATCAGGAAAGCAATGTCATCCTGCGCGCGCTACGCGATCACCTGCGCAACGACATCGGCGAGATCATCGTCGATGATTCGAGCGTGTTTGCGCAGGCGTCCGAGTTCATGCAGCACGTCATGCCCCACAACCTCAAGAAGCTCAAGCTTTACGAGGATCGCGTGCCGCTGTTCAACCACTACCAGGTTGAAAGCCAGATCGAATCGGCCTTCGAGCGTATGGTGTATCTGCCGTCTGGGGGTGTGATCGTGATCGATCACACCGAGGCGCTGGTGTCGGTTGACATCAACTCCGCGCGCGCCACCAAGGGCGGCGATATCGAAGAAACCGCACTCAACACCAATCTGGAAGCGGCCGATGAAATATCGCGCCAGTTGCGGCTGCGCGACGTGGGCGGCCTGATCGTGATCGATTTCATCGATATGGCGTCGGGCAAGAATCAGCGCGAAGTCGAAAACCGGCTGCGCGATGCGCTACGCCTGGACCGGGCGCGCGTGCAGGTAGGACGGATTTCGCGCTTCGGGCTGCTGGAGATGTCGCGTCAGCGGCTGCGGCCGTCTTTGGGCGAATCCAGCCAGATCGTGTGTCCGCGCTGCTCAGGTCATGGCAACATCCGCGGGGTCGAATCGCTCGCGCTGTCGGTGCTGCGTCTGATGGAAGAAGAAGCGATGAAGGACAAGACCGGCAGGGTGGTCGCGCAGTTGCCGGTGGAGATCACCAGTTTTCTACTCAATGAAAAGCGCGCCATGATCGCGGATATCGAAAACCGCCATCAGGTGCAGTTGATCGTGGTGCCGAATCCAAATCTGGAAACGCCGCATTTTCAGGTTTCGCGCTATCGCGCGGACGACGAAGAGTTCAAGGGCAAGAGCAGTTACGAGCTCGTCACACCGGAAGCACCGCCAGCACCCCTGCTCGGCCGGCAGCGCGCCGCGTTCGAAACACCAGCGGTGGGGGCAATCGTGCCCGCGTATCCCGCGCCGGCGCCCGGGCCAGTCCCCGAGCATCTGCCTGAAAGCGTCAAAGACGGGTTCTTCGTACGGCTGTGGCGCAACATGTTCGCGGTCGGCCCGGAAACTCCTACGCCACCCACGAAGACCGCAGTTAAAGCCGAACCACGCCGTTCGCCGCGCGCGCAGAATGGCCGCTCACAGACAGCGAGTTCGCGCGGGCGCGGGAAAAGCAGCCGGGAGACATCATCCCGGGAGCCGGCGAAGAGCAAACCGGCGACGAGTGACAGTAACGCTAACGAAACCCAACAACACAAACCACCGGAGACCGAGTCAAAGACGCAGGAAGCGAAGCCTTCGTCCGGTAGCCGGCGTCGCAGCCGAGGCGGTGCACGCAGGCGGCGCAAACCGCAGGATGGCGCATCTTCGGCGCAACCCTCTGATAAACCAGACCAGCAGAGTGATGCGTCCGGCGCCGGTGCCGGGCCCGCCGATGTTGTGGGCAATTCTCATGCACAGACTCGCCCAGAGGTTGTCAAGGCGCGCGACGATGACAATCACAAGACGCCGCCGGCGTCATCTCCAGTGCAGTCCGATCGCACACCGCAGGAAAGTTCGCCACCAACCTCGCGCGAGCCCGCGGAACGGCCGCAGCCCCCGGAGAAGAAAGTTGACGCCTGATCGATAATTTTATTACGGTGCTCACAAGCGCGTGAGCCAAGGTCATCTAGGGCGGATAAAGTCCGCGGGCCCGTTCGAACAGTACACGCAAGCTTTGCGGGCTTATCCCTCGATCCAGGGTCGGTGCGTTACCACTCATAGCTGGTGGTGACGCCGTATGTGCTCCAGCAAGCCGCGCGCGCCGTCCTCTACCAGATCCAGTACCCGCTCGAAGCCGCCACCGCCGCCGTAGTAGGGATCCGGCACCTCAGCGTGCACCGGCTGGCGCGCGAAATCCATCAACAGCCATACATTGCCTGCTCCCTCGGGCGCGACCAGCGCGCGTATCTCTTGCACGTTTTCGTCATCCATCGCCAGTATGTAGTCGAAGCGCGAAAGGTCGGCCGTTTCTATGCGGCGCGCGCGCTGCCGGGTCAGATCGTATCCACGCTTCGAAGCTGCCGCCACGGCGCGTTTGTCAGGCGATTTGCCGATATGGTAAGCGTGCGTACCTGCTGAATCGGCCCCAATCACGCGCGCCAGGCCGGCCTGCGCCACCAGCTTTTCGAATACGCCCTGCGCGGTCGGCGAGCGACAGAGATTGCCCATGCAGACGAACAGGACCTTAACCTTCGGTGAAGATTCCACCACGCCTGCCACGTCGCTGGCGCGCGCAAACAGATTGGTGAATTTGTTGAAGATCGTGCTGTAAGACATGTTAGCTAAACGCTGGAGGGTAACGCTGGGAGCGATCCACGCCGGCAGATCAGGCTGGCGGAGGGTCAGGGATTCGAACCCTGGAAAGACTTTCGCCTTTGCCGGTTTTCAAGACCGGTGCATTCAACCGCTCTGCCAACCCTCCCCGTTATCCATGGCGCGTAGGTTAGCAGGCAGGCCCAAGCATCGTCCACAAACACCGGTTCAGGCACCCCGGTGCGCCGGCACTTCCTGGCAACTCAATTATTCGCCGATGCCGGGCGCTAATGCGAAAACGTTTACACCACATTTCGCCGACCGGCGGCAAAGCTCAGCATGGTCGCAACCGCTAGTCGGCTGATCGGCGCCGCCCGCGCGTGCGGCTACCCGGAGCCGCTTAGTTTTTGCGGCAGCCTGCACTACTAATCAGCTATTCTCGACCGGATGTGATATTCGCGGAACGTGCCCGGCTCCAGGTTGGGCGATAACAAACGCG
Coding sequences within it:
- a CDS encoding low molecular weight phosphotyrosine protein phosphatase, which gives rise to MSYSTIFNKFTNLFARASDVAGVVESSPKVKVLFVCMGNLCRSPTAQGVFEKLVAQAGLARVIGADSAGTHAYHIGKSPDKRAVAAASKRGYDLTRQRARRIETADLSRFDYILAMDDENVQEIRALVAPEGAGNVWLLMDFARQPVHAEVPDPYYGGGGGFERVLDLVEDGARGLLEHIRRHHQL
- a CDS encoding Rne/Rng family ribonuclease produces the protein MKRILINATQQEELRVAMVDGQKLYDLDIELPSREQRKSNIYKGTVTRVEPSLEAAFVNYGAERHGFLPLKEIVRSAFEGADADNGDKRSIKDLLKEGQELVVQVEREERGNKGAALTTFISLAGRYLVLMPNNPRASGVSRRIEGEERDEIREALSQIEIPPGMGVIVRTAGVGRSQEELQWDLDYLTTLWEAIQRASAEKSAPFLVHQESNVILRALRDHLRNDIGEIIVDDSSVFAQASEFMQHVMPHNLKKLKLYEDRVPLFNHYQVESQIESAFERMVYLPSGGVIVIDHTEALVSVDINSARATKGGDIEETALNTNLEAADEISRQLRLRDVGGLIVIDFIDMASGKNQREVENRLRDALRLDRARVQVGRISRFGLLEMSRQRLRPSLGESSQIVCPRCSGHGNIRGVESLALSVLRLMEEEAMKDKTGRVVAQLPVEITSFLLNEKRAMIADIENRHQVQLIVVPNPNLETPHFQVSRYRADDEEFKGKSSYELVTPEAPPAPLLGRQRAAFETPAVGAIVPAYPAPAPGPVPEHLPESVKDGFFVRLWRNMFAVGPETPTPPTKTAVKAEPRRSPRAQNGRSQTASSRGRGKSSRETSSREPAKSKPATSDSNANETQQHKPPETESKTQEAKPSSGSRRRSRGGARRRRKPQDGASSAQPSDKPDQQSDASGAGAGPADVVGNSHAQTRPEVVKARDDDNHKTPPASSPVQSDRTPQESSPPTSREPAERPQPPEKKVDA